The Aphis gossypii isolate Hap1 chromosome 3, ASM2018417v2, whole genome shotgun sequence genome includes a region encoding these proteins:
- the LOC114123752 gene encoding helicase domino isoform X3 encodes MATASQLGAGTIDCHKHNKYDGNGHQVTSGVNFIPSNCDNLVGVNGSTNDAENASYNSDHDDSLDSQNQSTRKRKYSTESAKEFEALEMCTSAKIKRTCEMVFEQLETVRTKLAQSQRELDEVQSLSKIHDFVPDKVEQVFNDQHAWSMANIKCNDDPLFIGDPFADLKLWLDKQASEPQETHVPISDTNSNKLIPSTSPAEELPNSSHTSRQSTENQPDQVFERAKWEAQIIQKINQLQRDGLWSEKRLPKIYEPPRNKAHHDYLLEEMQWLATDFAQERKWKKKAAKQCSKMVMKHFHEKKIEAQKAAKASEMHQKRITGFIAKMVKTFWSDVEKLLLFKQSTKLEEQRKIALDEHLNFIVDQTEKMSTLVAESLMKSANNSLITKSQNSSMVVSDGKINTFHSSSDGGTTVNKEKMPNATIDCKNEIDMVKQESKMSIDGVHENLPKLLKTKENKVLEEIPSDDEDFEASNSSWSDDEETLLLAEKEDGRVDHSTEIAELEADNEMSIEQLLAKYKVQLPNNKEQSDDEESSQSDHSTKEDMKSTDISIKYLLRRSPNKMLNGTSDCNADKEINDVTALAESIQPKGNTLSSTSVVTKVPFLLRNTLREYQHIGLDWLVTMYEQNLNGILADEMGLGKTIQTIALLAHLACEKGDWGPHLIVVPTSVMLNWEMEIKKWCPSFKILTYYGSVKERKNKRVGWTKPNTFHICITSYKLVITDHQSFRRKKWKYLILDEAQNIKNFKSQRWQLLLNFQSERRLLLTGTPLQNNLMELWSLMHFLMPNLFASHREFKEWFSNPVTGMIEGNAEYNENIIKKLHKVLRPFILRRLKCEVEKQLPKKYEHIIMCRLSKRQRYLYDDFMSRAKTKETLASGNMLSVINVLMQLRKVCNHPNLFEPRPTISPFQMEALTFTVPRSIFNIMEYDPYNEIDLSSVNLLFTNLERLMSAWAAHRLKRYQLPNCVYEQYETLPDTPIRLPKIKMNFNMKLPKNLNIISKINLCNPQNKLVNVRLKHNLPIVKFLAEKGIRDLKLRSVDKSISRLPPYSNILSLTPKLRQIKQYINENKQSDSIVVNNLTKNINHVPTQELLTSIPKCNGSIQGNSNSYNCFDNKVANESVSSVCNKNEVLNNSTFSKSPLMSKPTPLIESNKELTNNIIFHDPHLEEKRILRRKTKISNLSFINNKRIDGATNVVYGQDLRDFIRFDASSGHVGCSDSVERNPWLWLGSNNVLSVFAQYSAHIQRMSYMTAVALSESVKTLDSRMKELHDSFEQFIVYVPAVQGRTPKTEFQFLQNDSSLLEKDIKPTLNALHPIISAMSVLFPDQRLIQYDCGKLQSLDCLLRELKTGHHRVLIFTQMTKMLDILEAFLNFHGYIYLRLDGTTKVETRQLLMERFNADKRYFCFILSTRSGGVGINLTGADTVIFYDSDWNPTMDAQAQDRCHRIGQTRDVHIYRLISEKTIEENILKKANQKRLLGDLAIEGGNFTASFFKSTTIQDLFQVNTTDDQRSVHILESEFSHSHSTSDGDRNAINVFETALAAAEDETDVAAAKTAKEEAVADLAEFDEAIPIVEQNDVKLSKADMEVQALEKQLSCIEKWAIRLMENNEMDWATKQVAAAEAELEQQKQEWKVEQQQAAKRTEERMNPKRKLPDSDDGEDDSMDLTFINKFQIVYPNLGSKKSDVPKNLILGPWSGESEIYHDPLYFSQYSYIPMTEAQLPPMPSARKRPRTDVTFINNRTSLPVSLSSSTKSVYGTRDNNAGEWRPNENIFPHLPRSMFDRASGALLKMRNDIRIQRYRGINRPMTMTLASLKPPLPARPVPEPPHVPEWLIHEDYSLLQAVQRVQEMTLNLVILCPAHTPNWDLVSELVNMMSRVYRSPKQCKNRYESVIVAREEGRMLQEQLLKKQKKKINRGLRTSQIYTTDGNRTNTQLRISRFNGLLSVAAKRQPLCRTNSQYVPSQSANTPLIPNASHIAILKENYDVDYNVPLGPMQVISRRTDRMIREKQQQQHIEPTTVRVQPQPHNVKSIQLPNSLPPAQTVSPAPVRPSPTTQHRIIMSSPSPSIVQEANIQNIPQTSPKVVPIPMSVHYSAAVQRALNFTQASIVTQASSTTGKVTTMNKTITQSQIQMYRQQQQNIARQQQVKMVSARATKTSTANIIPVQTSQTPTTLNVRPKNTLNTRNITDTDVTNFIKRHQLLQQKQAQTVTVQSPIATAGPSIVKTSVQSLMLSAGAKNAISVATATKNINTQQQFRHLTLQQPMLTQRKIPTQKVTQLSQVVVAGKTGVPTQLIVQSKGVPSTMTMQQLQTMMKQQNIQNVSVSGANITAMQSNSNAGQVISHVIAKSHGQSSGIGLTRVLPVVTTQTSLKQAIQVVNPVQTLRTSGVGIETARSTLQPCSLTNVFKTTGNPGHSSNILSQVVFQQGQQMSVRQGQLRVQSSSGQAGSIVAVSMAPQQQQPTVLTIPSSPNSHTPRTT; translated from the exons ATGGCCACTGCTTCCCAACTGGGAGCTGGGACCATTGATTGtcacaaacataataaatatgatgggAATGGCCATCag GTGACATCTggtgttaattttataccaaGTAATTGTGATAATCTAGTTGGTGTAAATGGCTCTACAAATGATGCTGAAAACGCCAGCTACAACTCTGACCATGATGATTCTTTGGATAGTCAAAATCAGAGTACAAGAAAGCGTAAATACTCCACAGAGt CAGCCAAAGAGTTTGAAGCTTTGGAAATGTGCACTTCAGCCAAGATTAAACGTACTTGTGAAATGGTGTTTGAACAATTGGAGACTGTACGTACAAAGCTTGCTCAATCCCAACGAGAATTGGACGAAGTACAGTCGTTGTCGAAAATTCATGATTTTGTTCCTGACAAAGTTGAACAGGTATTCAATGATCAGCATGCATGGTCTATggcaaatattaaatgtaatgacGATCCTCTATTCATTGGTGATCCATTTGCCGACCTTAAATTGTGGCTGGACAAACAAGCGTCCGAACCACAGGAAACACATGTTCCAATTTCGGACActa attccaataaattaataccttCTACTTCACCTGCTGAAGAACTTCCTAATTCCTCTCATACATCTCGGCAGTCTACTGAAAATCAACCTGATCAAGTGTTTGAAAGAGCGAAATGG gaagcacaaatcattcaaaaaataaatcaactacAGCGTGATGGTTTGTGGAGTGAAAAAAGACTGCCTAAAATTTATGAACCTCCAAGAAATAAAGCACACCATGACTATCTTTTAGAAGAAATGCAGTGGCTTGCTACTGATTTTGCCCAAGAACGAAAATGGAAGAAAAAAGCAGCTAAacag tgCTCCAAAATGGTTATGAAGCATTTCCATGAAAAGAAAATTGAAGCTCAAAAAGCAGCTAAAGCATCAGAAATGCATCAAAAGCGAATAACTGGATTTATTGCTAAAATGGTTAAAACATTTTGGAGTGATGTTGAAaaa ctacTTCTATTCAAGCAATCAACTAAATTAGAGGAACAAAGAAAAATTGCATTAgatgaacatttaaatttcattgttGATCAAACTGAAAAAATGTCAACATTGGTTGCTGAAAGTTTAATGAAGTCTGctaataattctttaattaCCAAGTCACAAAATTCATCCATGGTTGTTTCTGAtg gtaaaataaatacttttcatTCATCTTCTGATGGTGGTACTActgtaaataaagaaaaaatgccAAATGCTACTATAGATTGTAAAAATGAGATAGATATGGTAAAACAAGAATCAAAAATGTCAATTGATGGAGTTCATGAAAATCTACCAAAACTTTTAAAgacaaaagaaaataaagtattGGAAGAg ATACCAAGCGATGATGAAGATTTTGAAGCTTCGAATTCTAGTTGGAGTGATGACGAAGAAACTTTACTGCTTGCAGAAAAAGAAGATGGTCGAGTAGATCATTCTACGGAAATTGCTGAATTGGAG gcTGATAATGAAATGAGTATTGAACAACTTTTGGCGAAGTATAAAGTTCAGTTACCAAATAACAAAGAGCAGTCTGATGACGAGGAAAGTAGTCAGTCTGATCACAGTACAAAGGAAGATATGAAATCTActgatattagtataaaatatttattgagacGATCTCctaataaaatg ctCAATGGTACAAGTGACTGTAATGCagataaagaaattaatgatGTGACAGCATTAGCTGAAAGTATCCAACCTAAAGGAAATACATTATCTTCTACTAGT GTGGTTACCAAAGTTCcatttttattgagaaataCGCTGAGAGAATACCAACATATAGGCCTTGATTGGTTAGTTACAATGTATGAACAAAATCTAAATGGTATATTAGCTGATGAAATGGGTCTTGGTAAAACCATTCAAACCATTGCCTTATTAGCTCATTTGGCTTGTGAAAAAG GAGATTGGGGTCCTCATTTAATTGTAGTTCCTACATCTGTAATGCTTAATTGGgaaatggaaataaaaaaatggtgtcctagttttaaaattttaacttattatggTTCAGTGAAAGAGCGAAAAAATAAGCGAGTTGGTTGGACTAAACCAAATACATTCCACATATGTATAACatcatataaattagttataactgATCATCAAAGTTTTCGTAGGAAGaaatggaaatatttaattctagaTGAGgctcaaaacataaaaaattttaaatctcagCGTTGGCAactcttattaaattttcagtcAGAAAGAAGACTGCTGTTAACAGGAACACCTTTGCAGAATAATTTAATGGAGTTGTGGTccttaatgcattttttaatgcCAAATTTATTTGCTTCTCATCGTGAATTTAAAGAATGGTTTTCGAACCCTGTGACTGGGATGATTGAAGGAAATGCAGAATATAATgagaacattataaaaaaattacacaaagTTTTAAGACCTTTTATTCTTCGAAGATTGAAATGTGAAGTTGAAAAACAGTTGCCCAAAAAGTatgagcatattattatgtgtagacTATCTAAACGTCAGCGTTATCTTTATGATGACTTCATGTCAAGAGCTAA aacgaAGGAAACCCTTGCCAGTGGTAATATGTTAAGTGTTATCAACGTTCTTATGCAACTCAGGAAAGTTTGCAATCATCCTAATTTGTTTGAACCTCGTCCAACTATATCTCCATTTCAAATGGAAGCTCTCACGTTTACAGTCCCTCGttccatatttaatataatggaaTATGATCCCTATAAT gaAATTGACTTAAGTTCTGTTAACTTACTTTTTACCAACTTAGAACGATTAATGAGTGCATGGGCAGCTCATCGTCTAAAACGTTATCAATTACCAAATTGTGTATATGAACAATATGAAACTTTACCTGATACACCCATAAGACttcctaaaattaaaatgaattttaacatGAAGCTgcctaaaaacttaaatatcatttccaag attaatttatgcaatccacaaaataaattagttaatgtCAGACTTAAACATAATTTGCCAATCGTCAAATTTTTAGCAGAAAAAGGGATAAGAG atttaaaattaagatcagttgataaaagtatatctAGGCTTCCACCATATTCAA ATATTTTGTCATTAACTCCAAAATTAAGacaaatcaaacaatatattaatgaaaacaaacaAAGTGATTCTATAGTGGTAAATaatctaacaaaaaatatcaaccaTGTGCCAACTCAAGAACTGTTAACTTCAATTCCTAAATGTAATGGTTCGATACAAG GTAATTCAAATTCATATAACTGTTTTGACAATAAAGTTGCAAATGAAAGTGTATCAAGTGTGTGTAACAAAAATGAAGTTTTAAACAactcaacattttcaaaaagtcCGTTAATGTCTAAACCTACACCATTAATTGAATCTAATAAAGAACTgactaataacattattttccatGAT ccTCATTTAGAAGAAAAACGAATTTTGAGGAGAAAAACAAAGATtagtaatttatcatttataaataacaaaagaaTAGATGGTGCTACAAATGTTGTCTATGGTCAAGATTTAAGAGACTTTATAAGGTTTGATGCATCTTCCGGTCATGTTGGTTGTTCAGATTCAGTGGAAAGAAATCCTTGGCTTTGGCTTGgttcaaataatgttttatctgTTTTTGCTCAGTATTCTGCTCATATACAACGCATGTCTTACATGACTGCAGTTGCTTTGTCAGAATCAGTTAAAACATTAGATAGTAGAATGAAAGAATTGCATGACTCCtttgaacaatttattgtttatgtacCTGCTGTACAAGGAAGAACTCCAAAAACAGAATTTCAATTTCTTCAAAATGATTCATCATTATTAGAAAAAGACATAAAACCTACTTTAAATGCATTGCATCCCATTATTTCTGCCATGAGTGTTTTATTTCCTGATCAAAGGTTAATTCAATATGATTGTGGTAAATTACAGTCACTTGATTGTTTATTACGTGAATTAAAAACTGGGCATCATCGAGTACTTATATTTACTCAAATGACAAAAATGTTAGATATCCTTGAAGCATTCCTTAATTTTCatgggtatatatatttacgattAGATGGTACGACAAAGGTTGAAACTAGACAG CTATTAATGGAGAGATTTAATGCAGACAAGAGgtatttctgttttattttgtcaacACGATCTGGTGGTGTAGGTATTAATCTCACTGGAGCAgatactgtaatattttatgatagtgATTGGAATCCTACAATGGATGCTCAGGCTCAAGATCGCTGTCATCGTATTGGTCAAACTCGAGATGTTCATATTTATAG gttaattagtgaaaaaactattgaagagaatattcttaaaaaagcTAACCAAAAAAGACTATTAGGAGATTTGGCTATTGAAGGTGGAAATTTTACTGCTTCATTCTTCAAGTCT actacTATTCAAGATCTTTTTCAAGTCAACACCACTGATGATCAAAGAAGTGTTCACATTTTGGAATCTGAATTTTCTCATTCTCATAGCACAAGTGATGGTGATAGAAATGctattaatgtatttgaaaCAGCTCTTGCAGCTGCAGAAGATGAGACTGATGTTGCAGCCGCTAAAACTGCTAAAGAAGAAGCTGTTGCAGACTTGGCTGAATTTGATGAAGCTATTCCTATAGTAGAACAAAATGATGTTAAACTAAGTAAAGCAGATATGGAAGTTCAAGCATTAGAAAAAcag ttgtcATGCATTGAGAAATGGGCTATTAGACTAatggaaaataatgaaatggaTTGGGCAACTAAGCAAGTAGCTGCTGCTGAAGCAGAATTGGAACAACAAAAACAAGAATGGAAAGTAGAACAACAACAAGCAGCTAAACGTACAGAAGAAAGAATGAATCCGAAACGTAAACTTCCAGATTCTGATGATGGAGAAGATGATTCTATGGATTTGACTTTCATCAATAAATTTCAG ATTGTTTATCCTAATCTTGGCTCAAAAAAATCTGATGTACCAAAG aatttaatccTTGGACCATGGTCAGGAGAAAGTGAAATCTATCATGACCCATTATACTTCAGTCAGTATTCTTATATACCAATGACAGAAGCTCAACTACCTCCCATGCCATCTGCTCGGAAACGACCAAGAACTGATGTCACATTTATTAaca atcgtACAAGTTTACCTGTGTCTCTTTCCTCAAGTACTAAATCAGTGTATGGAACCCGCGATAATAATGCTGGTGAATGGAGacctaatgaaaatattttcccaCACTTACCTCGATCGATGTTTGATCGTGCTTCTGGTGCATTGCTTAAGATGCGTAATGATATACGTATTCAGCGATATCGTGGTATTAATAGGCCCATGACCATGACTTTGGCCAGTTTAAAACCACCTTTACCAGCTCGACCTGTTCCAGAACCACCTCATGTACCAGAATGGCTTATACATGAAGATTATTCACTCTTACaa gcGGTTCAAAGAGTTCAAGAAATGACGTtgaatttagtaatattatgccCAGCTCATACACCTAATTGGGATCTTGTATCTGAGCTTGTGAATATGATGTCTCGAGTTTATAGATCTCCtaaacaatgtaaaaatag gtACGAATCAGTAATAGTGGCTCGAGAAGAAGGGCGAATGCTTCAGGAACAATTACtcaaaaaacagaaaaaa aaaataaatcgaGGATTACGTACATCACAGATATATACAACAGATGGAAACCGTACAAATACTCAACTTCGTATATCTCGTTTTAATGGCTTATTATCTGTTGCTGCCAAACGTCAACCTTTATGTCGAACTAACAGTCAATATGTCCCTAGCCAATCAGCAAATACACCTTTAATTCCAAATGCTAGTCATATTGCAATATTAAAGGAAAATTATGATGTAGACTATAATGTACCTTTGGGTCCAATGCAAGTAATAAGCCGTCGTACTGATCGTATGATTAGAGAAaaacaacagcaacagcatATTGAACCAACAACAGTTAGAGTCCAACCTCAACCTCATAATGTAAAATCTATTCAGCTGCCTAATTCTTTACCTCCAGCTCAAACTGTTAGTCCAGCACCAGTTAGACCCTCGCCTACTACTCAACATCGAATTATTATGAGTTCTCCGTCACCTTCCATTGTTcaa gaagcaaatatacaaaatatacctcAGACCAGTCCTAAAGTGGTCCCAATTCCAATGTCTGTACATTATTCAGCTGCAGTTCAACGAGCACTCAATTTCACTCAAGCTTCCATTGTAACTCAAGCGTCTTCAACTACTGGAAAAg TCACTACTATGAACAAAACTATTACTCAATCTCAGATTCAAATGTATCGTCAACAGCAACAAAATATTGCTAGACAACAACAAGTTAAGATGGTTAGTGCTCGTGCAACCAAAACGTCTACTGCCAACATCATACCCGTCCAAACATCTCAAACACCAACTACTCTTAATGTTCGACccaaaaacacattaaatacTAGGAATATAACTGACACTGatgttacaaattttataaaaagacatcaattattacaacaaaaacaagCACAAACTGTTACTGTTCAATCACCTATCGCTACCGCAGGACCTTCAATAGTTAAAACATCTGTACAAAGTCTGATGCTTTCAGCTGGTGCCAAAAATGCTATAAGTGTTGCAACtgctacaaaaaatataaatactcaaCAACAGTTCAGACATCTTACTCTTCAACAGCCTATGTTAACTCAGAGAAAAATTCCTACTCAAAAAGTTACTCAATTGAGTCAAGTTGtg gtGGCTGGTAAAACTGGAGTTCCAACACAATTAATAGTTCAATCAAAGGGTGTACCAAGTACAATGACTATGCAACAATTGCAGACCATGatgaaacaacaaaatattcaaaacgttAGT gtttcTGGTGCTAATATAACTGCAATGCAATCAAATTCAAATGCAGGTCAAGTTATATCTCATGTCATTGCAAAAAGTCATGGACAGTCTTCGGGTATTGGGTTAACGAGAGTACTACCAGTAGTTACAACTCAAACTTCATTAAAACAAGCAATCCAG